The following proteins come from a genomic window of bacterium:
- the metK gene encoding methionine adenosyltransferase: protein MFNLSSGTQLLTSESVTEGHPDKMADQISDAILDEVLRQDPYGRVAVEALLTTGLVVVAGEVTTSAYVDVPSIVRRIVKDIGYTDSSFGFDAETCGIQVSIQEQSPDIAMGVGTYHREKPETVGAGDQGIMYGYATDETKELMPLPIVLAHHLTRRLAEVRKRGILKYLRPDGKSQVTIEYEDGTPLRAHTLLVSAQHDPSVTQKRLAGDIERHVIRKIVPKELLKRTRILVNPTGRFVIGGPHGDTGLTGRKIIVDTYGGVGSHGGGAFSGKDPTKVDRSASYAARYVAKNIVAAGLGSRVEVQVSYAIGVAHPLAVNINTHNTGVLPDHELQKIALKVFDLRPGMIIKNLRLRRPIYRQVAAYGHFGRIDLDVPWEKTDKAALLKKFAGAHR, encoded by the coding sequence ATGTTCAATCTCTCTAGCGGCACACAACTTCTTACATCGGAATCCGTAACCGAGGGACATCCGGACAAGATGGCCGACCAGATTTCGGACGCTATTTTGGATGAGGTGTTGCGACAGGATCCTTACGGACGGGTTGCGGTAGAGGCTTTGCTTACCACGGGGCTCGTGGTGGTTGCCGGAGAAGTGACTACATCGGCATACGTCGATGTGCCTTCTATAGTCCGAAGAATCGTAAAAGATATAGGGTATACTGATTCCTCGTTCGGATTCGATGCGGAAACCTGCGGCATTCAGGTATCTATTCAGGAGCAATCTCCCGACATCGCTATGGGCGTTGGCACCTATCACAGGGAAAAGCCGGAGACGGTTGGCGCGGGGGATCAAGGCATCATGTACGGCTATGCAACGGACGAGACAAAAGAATTAATGCCCCTCCCTATAGTTCTTGCGCACCATCTGACAAGGAGGCTTGCCGAGGTGAGAAAGCGCGGTATTTTGAAATATCTGCGGCCGGACGGAAAGTCACAGGTCACCATTGAATATGAAGACGGCACTCCTCTGCGAGCACACACCCTGCTCGTATCCGCCCAGCATGATCCGAGCGTTACCCAAAAACGTCTGGCGGGAGATATTGAGCGGCATGTTATCCGAAAAATCGTTCCCAAAGAACTTCTTAAAAGAACCCGGATATTAGTGAACCCGACAGGAAGATTTGTCATCGGCGGGCCGCACGGAGATACGGGACTTACGGGACGCAAGATTATTGTGGACACCTACGGAGGTGTTGGCTCGCATGGCGGTGGAGCGTTTTCCGGGAAAGACCCGACAAAAGTTGACCGTTCTGCTTCCTATGCCGCGCGCTACGTGGCAAAAAACATCGTGGCTGCCGGCCTTGGGTCAAGGGTTGAGGTGCAGGTAAGTTATGCCATCGGCGTAGCGCATCCCCTTGCGGTGAATATCAATACCCATAACACGGGCGTGTTGCCGGATCATGAACTGCAGAAGATCGCGCTTAAGGTCTTTGACCTGCGTCCGGGCATGATTATTAAAAATCTTAGACTGCGCAGACCCATCTATCGGCAGGTTGCCGCCTACGGACACTTTGGAAGAATTGACCTTGATGTTCCATGGGAAAAAACGGATAAGGCGGCTCTGCTTAAAAAGTTTGCAGGGGCGCATCGTTGA
- a CDS encoding HD domain-containing protein, with translation MDIPKEVKDIMQALEKAGHETYAVGGCVRDLLRGIAPKDWDVATSAKPEEVQKLFPDSFYENTFGTVGIKTSDADKTFSVVEVTTFRIEESYSDKRHPDGVKFTKNIEEDLARRDFTMNAIALASQETKKIIDPYGGQEDIKLKLIRAVGDPERRFAEDALRMMRAVRFASELGFSIEPSTFEAIKKNSAWLKRISQERIRDELEKLIMANGAPDGVRLLEGAGLLPYIMPELQEGVGVDQNLHHIYNVFEHNVRALAYAVRKKYDFVVRLASLLHDVGKPRSKRGEGRNSTFYGHDVIGAHATEELLKRLRFPQKTIEKVALLVRYHLFYYNVGEVTESSVRRLLKNVGPENIEDLVRVREADRIGSGVPKAVPYKLRHFQFMVEKVSKDPISTSMLAIDGNDVMRILESGPGPKVGLVLNALLGEVLEDPKKNTVEYLTGRTKEFGSRAAEDLKKYLEMKEKKIQEEEEIMKKKYYV, from the coding sequence ATGGATATTCCAAAAGAGGTAAAAGATATAATGCAAGCGCTTGAGAAGGCGGGACATGAGACCTATGCCGTTGGTGGTTGCGTACGCGATCTGTTGCGCGGTATCGCACCGAAAGATTGGGATGTTGCGACTTCCGCCAAACCCGAAGAAGTGCAAAAACTTTTTCCGGATAGTTTTTATGAAAATACATTCGGAACGGTTGGTATAAAGACATCGGACGCGGACAAGACGTTTTCCGTAGTTGAAGTGACTACATTCCGCATCGAAGAATCATACTCCGACAAACGACATCCCGATGGGGTTAAATTCACCAAGAATATCGAAGAGGATCTGGCAAGGCGCGATTTTACGATGAACGCAATAGCGCTTGCCTCGCAAGAGACAAAGAAAATTATTGATCCGTACGGGGGACAGGAGGATATTAAGCTTAAACTTATACGTGCGGTGGGAGACCCCGAAAGACGATTTGCGGAAGATGCACTCCGCATGATGCGGGCTGTACGTTTTGCAAGCGAGCTGGGGTTTTCCATCGAGCCATCAACGTTTGAGGCGATAAAGAAGAATTCTGCGTGGTTAAAACGCATTTCGCAAGAGCGTATTCGCGATGAACTCGAAAAACTCATCATGGCCAATGGCGCTCCGGATGGGGTGCGGCTTCTTGAAGGTGCGGGGCTCCTGCCGTATATCATGCCTGAACTGCAGGAGGGCGTTGGCGTAGACCAGAATCTGCACCATATCTACAACGTTTTTGAGCACAATGTCCGAGCGCTTGCCTACGCAGTAAGAAAAAAATACGATTTTGTGGTACGCCTTGCCTCCCTGCTCCATGACGTGGGAAAGCCCCGCTCAAAAAGAGGCGAGGGCCGAAATTCAACGTTTTATGGCCATGACGTTATTGGTGCGCATGCAACGGAAGAACTCTTAAAGCGCCTCCGTTTCCCACAAAAAACTATAGAGAAAGTTGCGTTGCTCGTGCGTTACCACCTTTTCTACTATAACGTCGGGGAAGTGACCGAGTCGTCTGTTCGTAGACTTCTGAAAAATGTCGGTCCAGAAAATATTGAGGATTTGGTAAGAGTGCGTGAAGCCGATCGCATCGGCTCCGGCGTGCCCAAAGCCGTACCCTATAAATTGCGCCACTTCCAGTTTATGGTCGAAAAAGTGTCAAAGGACCCGATCTCAACATCCATGCTGGCCATAGACGGGAATGATGTAATGCGCATTTTAGAGAGCGGACCGGGTCCGAAAGTGGGCTTGGTGCTTAATGCCCTGCTTGGCGAAGTACTTGAGGATCCAAAAAAAAATACCGTCGAATATCTCACCGGGCGCACAAAAGAATTTGGTAGCCGCGCCGCAGAAGATCTGAAAAAATATCTGGAGATGAAGGAGAAAAAGATTCAAGAAGAGGAGGAGATAATGAAGAAAAAATATTACGTATAA